In a genomic window of Lonchura striata isolate bLonStr1 chromosome 4, bLonStr1.mat, whole genome shotgun sequence:
- the PDLIM3 gene encoding PDZ and LIM domain protein 3 isoform X2 — protein sequence MPQNVVLQGPSPWGFRLSGGIDFNQPLIITRITPGSKASAANLCPGDVIIAIDGLGTENMTHNDAQERIKAATHQLCLKIERAGTKLWSPQVSEDGRAHPFKINLEAEPQEFKPIGTAHNRRAQPFVAAANIDDKRQVVSSSYNSPIGLYSSGNIQDALHGQLRGLIPNSSQNDPSPNSVSQSDVYKMLHANQEEPSQPRQSGSFKVLQNLVSEEDGRPVGTRSVKAPVTKIPTAMPGVQKVPLCDKCGSGILGTVVKARDKYRHPECFVCSDCDLNLKQKGYFFVEGQLYCEAHARARMRPPEGYETVTVYPKC from the exons ATGCCACAAAATGTTGTTCTCCAAGGACCGTCACCCTGGGGATTCAGGCTCTCAGGAGGAATAGATTTTAACCAACCCTTAATCATAACCAGG ATTACACCTGGAAGCAAGGCTTCAGCCGCCAACCTGTGCCCTGGTGATGTTATTATAGCTATTGATGGTCTAGGCACAGAGAACATGACACATAATGATGCCCAGGAGAGAATTAAAGCAGCTACACATCAGCTTTGTTTGAAAATAGAGAG gGCAGGAACTAAATTATGGTCCCCACAAGTTTCAGAAGATGGCAGAGCACATCCCTTTAAGATAAATTTGGAAGCTGAACCCCAG GAATTCAAGCCTATTGGTACAGCTCACAACAGAAGGGCCCAGCCTTTTGTTGCAGCAGCAAATATTGATGACAAAAGACAGGTAGTGAGCTCCTCCTATAATTCTCCAATTGGGCTCTATTCATCTGGCAATATTCAAGATGCGCTTCATGGACAACTGAGGGGTCTCATTCCTAACTCATCGCAAAA CGACCCATCTCCCAACTCAGTGTCTCAGTCTGACGTGTACAAGATGCTGCACGCCAACCAGGAGGAGCCCAGTCAGCCGCGCCAGTCTGGCTCCTTTAAGGTGCTCCAGAATTTAGTCTCCGAGGAAG atggGCGCCCTGTGGGAACAAGAAGTGTGAAAGCACCTGTAACAAAGATACCTACTGCCATGCCTGGTGTCCAGAAAGTGCCACTGTGTGACAAATGTGGGAGTGGGATTCT AGGGACAGTGGTGAAGGCACGTGATAAATACCGGCATCCAGAATGCTTCGTGTGCTCTGACTGCGATCTCAACCTGAAACAAAAAGGTTATTTCTTCGTGGAGGGCCAGCTGTACTGTGAAGCTCACGCCCGCGCCCGCATGCGGCCACCGGAGGGATACGAAACAGTTACGGTTTACCCAAAATGCTAG
- the PDLIM3 gene encoding PDZ and LIM domain protein 3 isoform X1: MPQNVVLQGPSPWGFRLSGGIDFNQPLIITRITPGSKASAANLCPGDVIIAIDGLGTENMTHNDAQERIKAATHQLCLKIERAGTKLWSPQVSEDGRAHPFKINLEAEPQDINYFEHKHNIRPKPFIISGRSSGCSTPSGLDCGSGRSTPSSISTVSSICPTELKAVSKMAPNVPLEMELPGVKIVHAQFNTPMQLYSDDNIMETLQGQVSTALGETPVISDPSPNSVSQSDVYKMLHANQEEPSQPRQSGSFKVLQNLVSEEDGRPVGTRSVKAPVTKIPTAMPGVQKVPLCDKCGSGILGTVVKARDKYRHPECFVCSDCDLNLKQKGYFFVEGQLYCEAHARARMRPPEGYETVTVYPKC, from the exons ATGCCACAAAATGTTGTTCTCCAAGGACCGTCACCCTGGGGATTCAGGCTCTCAGGAGGAATAGATTTTAACCAACCCTTAATCATAACCAGG ATTACACCTGGAAGCAAGGCTTCAGCCGCCAACCTGTGCCCTGGTGATGTTATTATAGCTATTGATGGTCTAGGCACAGAGAACATGACACATAATGATGCCCAGGAGAGAATTAAAGCAGCTACACATCAGCTTTGTTTGAAAATAGAGAG gGCAGGAACTAAATTATGGTCCCCACAAGTTTCAGAAGATGGCAGAGCACATCCCTTTAAGATAAATTTGGAAGCTGAACCCCAG GATATCAACTACTTTGAACACAAGCATAATATTCGGCCCAAACCCTTCATAATCTCAGGCCGAAGCAG TGGATGCAGCACTCCTTCGGGGCTGGACTGCGGCAGTGGGCGCAGCACCCCCTCTTCAATTAGCACGGTCAGCTCCATCTGCCCCACCGAGCTGAAAGCAGTGTCCAAGATGGCCCctaatgttcccctggagatgGAGCTCCCCGGTGTCAAGATTGTACACGCTCAGTTTAACACGCCTATGCAGCTGTACTCAGATGACAATATCATGGAAACACTGCAAGGCCAAGTTTCTACAGCTTTGGGGGAAACACCTGTCATAAG CGACCCATCTCCCAACTCAGTGTCTCAGTCTGACGTGTACAAGATGCTGCACGCCAACCAGGAGGAGCCCAGTCAGCCGCGCCAGTCTGGCTCCTTTAAGGTGCTCCAGAATTTAGTCTCCGAGGAAG atggGCGCCCTGTGGGAACAAGAAGTGTGAAAGCACCTGTAACAAAGATACCTACTGCCATGCCTGGTGTCCAGAAAGTGCCACTGTGTGACAAATGTGGGAGTGGGATTCT AGGGACAGTGGTGAAGGCACGTGATAAATACCGGCATCCAGAATGCTTCGTGTGCTCTGACTGCGATCTCAACCTGAAACAAAAAGGTTATTTCTTCGTGGAGGGCCAGCTGTACTGTGAAGCTCACGCCCGCGCCCGCATGCGGCCACCGGAGGGATACGAAACAGTTACGGTTTACCCAAAATGCTAG